The Kordia sp. SMS9 genome window below encodes:
- a CDS encoding ATP-binding protein produces MHINLFRKYLLIYFLMNLFCCFTYGQDKQSIISQLEEEYTKTVEKKYQTILASSTKMTPDSAKQKIFKLLKIIDKYKDVDAFIDNRIDYTKGHMLLHIASLHQKNKIYDSVRYYLDYVSDNIKDKDILGRQRREKAKLELYNFNYEKYILNISEALEFAEECDNVLKKQLALLSLSRFYRISNQFDLAKSIQKELQQSITNSTSLTIKFSISVEDYYLKSQQQKFNEAFLILKSFKDTKITRKNIYNFTIADAYLNLKKYDSALYYLKKNELNIKDPFSYYNKVSTIYHHKKDFLTALEYHNKISEKQLKDNSFQMSKYYINAYEIHKSLGNESLALKYLENYNEEKIKLDEKINKKQVAHFKYELKKSEDVKQLELEKRKQESLIQKNKRKYIFQLIVISIISVSAFIIFLLLYKRKKEREQLKLKQHNEINTLKNQYIENITHEFKTPVSVSLGYLDLIKTNTVKANKRNNYIDLAQDINKKLIKNLDDLLTFIKLDNTSSILKDVLTEQNLFDFLQFEIQKFEHSYLTKDLTVKLTTNINPEYRLKFDYAKLEKVLNNLLGNAIKFSKIGQTIYIVFLLDEQGITFQVKDEGLGIDITEQHKIFDRFYQSDKHKYSGGFGIGLFLVNNIIKSWNGKIDLTSQIDKGATFSLKIPLTSIDLGNAISNTTEFSYFEKEIDDVIDATIAKILIVENQLEMINYLSHIFAINYYCDFAFNGEEAYERIKENTYELIVSDYKMPVMDGLELKSKLNENPETAKIPYILISASNIEDKLDLFREDNLFTFLKKPFTEIELKSLINSFIGNGVNTKAVTQIQENSNFLKEDNMTVFLKKVNQFILRNLDNDMLKIADIASHIGYSQRQFSKIINDYTNLNPNKIVLEIRLLKAYEFLKNGQYRTIGEVMAAIGINSRSYFYKAFEERFGLKVGEMIKTHKRSS; encoded by the coding sequence ATGCATATAAATTTATTTAGAAAATATCTGTTAATATACTTTTTGATGAATCTGTTTTGTTGTTTTACCTATGGTCAAGACAAACAAAGTATAATTTCTCAGTTAGAAGAGGAATACACAAAAACTGTAGAAAAAAAATACCAAACCATATTAGCTAGTAGTACTAAAATGACTCCTGATTCTGCTAAACAAAAAATTTTTAAGCTACTCAAGATTATAGATAAATATAAGGATGTAGATGCATTCATTGATAATCGTATTGATTACACTAAAGGGCATATGTTATTGCATATAGCTAGTTTACATCAAAAAAATAAAATTTATGATTCTGTAAGATATTACCTAGATTATGTTTCAGATAATATAAAAGACAAGGATATATTAGGAAGACAAAGAAGAGAAAAAGCTAAATTAGAATTATACAATTTCAATTATGAAAAATATATACTTAACATAAGTGAAGCGCTAGAGTTTGCAGAGGAATGTGATAATGTTCTAAAAAAACAACTGGCATTACTAAGCTTGTCTCGTTTTTACAGAATATCAAATCAATTTGATTTAGCCAAGAGTATTCAAAAAGAATTGCAACAAAGTATCACAAACTCTACAAGTTTAACTATTAAATTTTCAATAAGTGTTGAGGATTACTATTTAAAGTCTCAACAACAAAAATTCAATGAAGCGTTTTTAATTCTCAAGAGCTTTAAAGACACTAAAATTACACGAAAAAATATCTATAATTTTACTATTGCTGATGCTTATTTAAACTTAAAAAAGTACGATTCTGCTTTGTATTATCTAAAAAAAAACGAACTAAATATTAAAGACCCTTTTTCTTACTACAATAAAGTTTCAACGATTTACCATCATAAAAAAGATTTTTTAACGGCTTTAGAATACCATAACAAAATTTCTGAAAAACAATTAAAAGATAATTCTTTTCAGATGAGTAAATATTATATAAATGCTTATGAAATACATAAATCTTTAGGTAATGAAAGTTTAGCATTGAAGTATTTAGAAAACTACAATGAGGAAAAAATAAAACTAGATGAGAAAATTAATAAAAAGCAAGTTGCTCATTTTAAGTACGAACTCAAAAAGAGTGAAGATGTAAAACAACTTGAATTAGAAAAAAGAAAACAAGAGAGTTTGATTCAAAAAAATAAACGAAAATATATTTTTCAGTTAATTGTAATATCTATCATCTCTGTTTCAGCTTTTATTATATTCTTATTACTGTATAAAAGAAAAAAAGAACGTGAACAACTCAAACTAAAGCAACACAATGAAATCAATACGCTAAAAAACCAATATATAGAAAATATTACACATGAGTTTAAAACGCCTGTAAGCGTTAGTTTAGGATATTTGGATCTTATCAAAACCAATACTGTTAAAGCTAATAAGCGTAATAACTACATTGATCTTGCGCAAGATATTAATAAAAAACTCATTAAAAATCTTGATGATTTGCTCACTTTTATAAAACTAGACAATACAAGTAGTATTTTGAAAGATGTTCTTACTGAACAAAATCTTTTTGACTTTTTACAGTTCGAAATTCAAAAATTTGAACATAGCTATCTAACTAAAGACTTGACCGTTAAACTTACAACAAATATAAATCCTGAATATCGTTTAAAATTTGATTATGCTAAACTTGAAAAAGTACTTAATAATTTATTGGGGAATGCCATCAAGTTTTCTAAGATTGGACAAACTATTTATATTGTCTTTTTGTTAGATGAACAAGGAATCACATTTCAAGTTAAAGATGAAGGACTAGGTATTGATATAACTGAGCAACATAAAATCTTTGATCGCTTCTATCAGTCTGATAAACATAAATATAGTGGCGGATTTGGTATTGGGTTGTTTTTGGTCAATAATATCATAAAATCATGGAATGGAAAAATTGATCTTACAAGTCAAATAGATAAAGGAGCTACCTTTTCTTTAAAAATTCCATTAACTAGTATTGATTTAGGGAATGCCATAAGTAATACAACAGAGTTTAGTTACTTTGAAAAAGAAATTGATGATGTCATTGATGCTACAATTGCGAAAATTCTAATTGTCGAAAATCAATTGGAAATGATAAACTATTTGAGTCATATTTTTGCAATAAATTATTATTGTGATTTTGCTTTTAATGGTGAAGAAGCTTATGAACGTATTAAAGAGAATACATACGAACTTATTGTTTCAGATTATAAAATGCCTGTGATGGATGGACTTGAGCTGAAGTCTAAACTAAATGAAAATCCTGAAACAGCAAAAATTCCTTATATTCTAATTAGTGCCTCAAATATAGAAGACAAATTAGATCTTTTTAGGGAGGATAATTTATTTACTTTTCTCAAAAAACCATTTACTGAAATAGAACTAAAATCGTTAATTAATTCGTTTATCGGAAATGGTGTCAACACAAAAGCAGTAACACAAATTCAAGAAAATTCCAATTTTTTAAAGGAAGACAATATGACTGTTTTTCTTAAAAAAGTAAACCAATTCATCCTTAGAAATTTAGACAATGATATGTTAAAAATAGCTGATATTGCTAGTCATATTGGTTATAGTCAAAGGCAGTTTTCTAAAATCATTAATGACTACACAAATTTAAATCCTAATAAAATTGTATTAGAAATTAGACTCTTAAAAGCATATGAATTTTTAAAAAATGGACAATATAGAACCATCGGAGAAGTTATGGCTGCGATAGGGATTAATAGTCGTAGTTACTTTTATAAAGCTTTTGAAGAGAGGTTTGGTTTAAAGGTTGGAGAAATGATTAAAACTCATAAAAGGAGTAGTTAA